The following are encoded together in the Cheilinus undulatus linkage group 3, ASM1832078v1, whole genome shotgun sequence genome:
- the lsm3 gene encoding snRNA-associated Sm-like protein LSm3, with the protein MADEVEQQPTTNTVEEPLDLIRLSLDERIYVKMRNDRELRGRLHAYDQHLNMILGDVEETVTTVEIDEETYEELYKSTKRNIPMLFVRGDGVVLVAPPLRVG; encoded by the exons ATGGCGGACGAAGTTGAGCAG caACCAACCACCAACACGGTAGAGGAGCCTCTGGATCTGATCAGACTCAGTCTAGATGAAAGGATCTACGTCAAAATGAGGAACGACAGGGAGCTCCGCGGCCGCCTGCAC gcCTATGATCAGCACTTGAACATGATCTTGGGTGATGTTGAGGAGACCGTGACGACAGTAGAGATTGATGAGGAGACTTACGAAGAACTCTACAAG TCGACCAAAAGGAACATCCCCATGCTTTTTGTGAGAGGAGACGGCGTTGTCCTGGTAGCTCCACCTCTCAGGGTGGGCTAA